A region of Massilia sp. WG5 DNA encodes the following proteins:
- a CDS encoding MBL fold metallo-hydrolase, whose amino-acid sequence MNPIQLFDPVSSTFTYILSGPEDREAVIVDPVDQHWERDLAHLERLGLRLAYILETHAHADHVTSAGRLRALTGAKAAVPSACGIPPAELQLRDGDTIRFGQQETIAVIHTPGHTAGSMCYLWRGNVFTGDTLLIGGCGRTDFQGGSAEALYDSVTGKLFALPDPTRVWPGHDYKGQSVSTIGWEKGHNARLANRSRAEFVDLMGKLDLPKPKLIDIAVPANRNLGLPHGV is encoded by the coding sequence CCCGTCTCCTCGACCTTCACCTACATCCTCAGCGGCCCGGAAGACAGGGAGGCCGTGATCGTCGATCCAGTCGACCAGCACTGGGAGCGCGACCTGGCCCACCTGGAGCGCCTCGGCCTGCGCCTGGCCTACATCCTCGAGACCCACGCCCATGCCGACCACGTGACCTCGGCCGGGCGCCTGCGTGCGCTGACCGGGGCCAAGGCGGCGGTGCCGAGCGCATGCGGGATTCCGCCCGCCGAGCTGCAGCTGCGCGACGGCGACACGATCCGCTTCGGCCAGCAGGAAACCATCGCGGTCATCCACACGCCCGGCCACACGGCCGGCAGCATGTGCTATCTCTGGCGGGGGAATGTGTTCACCGGCGACACCCTGCTGATCGGCGGCTGCGGGCGCACCGACTTCCAAGGCGGCAGCGCCGAGGCGCTGTACGACAGCGTCACCGGCAAGCTGTTCGCGCTGCCCGACCCGACCCGGGTCTGGCCCGGCCATGACTACAAGGGCCAGTCGGTGTCGACCATCGGCTGGGAGAAAGGACACAACGCGCGCCTGGCAAACCGGTCGCGCGCCGAATTCGTCGACCTGATGGGCAAGCTGGACCTGCCCAAGCCGAAGCTGATCGATATCGCCGTGCCGGCCAACCGCAACCTCGGCCTGCCGCACGGCGTCTGA
- a CDS encoding amino acid permease, which produces MALHENHLKRGLKSRHIQLIALGGAIGTGLFLGVAETVRMAGPSILLGYAVAGLVAFLIMRQLSEMMVDEPVAGSFSHFADKYCGRFAGFLTGWNYWVLYVLVSMAELSAVGIYVQYWFPEIPTWVSALGCFVFANAISMFNVRAFGETEFWFAVIKVVAIVAMILYGVFLLFSGGAGPQAGVANLWRHGGFFAHGIEGLVMSMAVLMFSFGGLEVIGITAAEADNPSKSIPKATNQALWRILVFYVGSLAVLLSLFPWDQIKPGASPFVLIFKALDAGAVAHVLNLVVLTAAVSVYNSCVYSNSRMLYGLATQGHAPRALLKVNERGVPLVSLGVSAVATITCVAVNYALPGKALGMLMGLAVAGMMINWAMISWSHLRFRAAKAAQGVKPVFGSPLYPLTNWLCLAFLAGILVIMYLTPEMRVSVWLIPVWLGLLGLGYWMSQRRKLALAENA; this is translated from the coding sequence ATGGCCCTCCACGAAAACCACCTGAAGCGCGGCCTCAAGAGCCGCCACATCCAGCTGATCGCCCTCGGCGGCGCGATCGGCACCGGCCTGTTCCTCGGGGTGGCCGAAACGGTCAGGATGGCGGGCCCCTCGATCCTGCTCGGCTATGCGGTGGCCGGCCTGGTCGCCTTCCTGATCATGCGCCAGCTCAGCGAGATGATGGTCGATGAACCGGTGGCCGGCTCCTTCAGCCATTTCGCCGACAAGTACTGCGGCCGCTTCGCCGGCTTCCTGACCGGCTGGAACTACTGGGTGCTGTATGTACTGGTCAGCATGGCCGAGCTGTCGGCGGTCGGCATCTATGTGCAGTACTGGTTCCCGGAGATCCCGACCTGGGTCTCGGCCCTCGGCTGCTTCGTGTTCGCCAACGCGATCAGCATGTTCAATGTGCGGGCCTTCGGCGAGACCGAATTCTGGTTCGCGGTCATCAAGGTAGTCGCCATCGTCGCGATGATCCTGTACGGCGTGTTCCTGCTGTTTTCCGGCGGCGCCGGCCCGCAGGCGGGCGTGGCCAACCTGTGGCGGCACGGCGGCTTCTTCGCCCACGGCATCGAAGGCCTGGTGATGTCGATGGCGGTGCTGATGTTCTCCTTCGGCGGCCTGGAAGTGATCGGCATCACGGCGGCCGAAGCCGACAACCCGTCGAAGTCGATCCCGAAGGCGACCAACCAGGCCCTGTGGCGCATCCTGGTGTTCTACGTCGGCTCGCTGGCGGTGCTGCTCTCGCTCTTCCCCTGGGACCAGATCAAGCCCGGCGCCAGCCCGTTCGTCCTGATTTTCAAGGCGCTCGACGCCGGCGCGGTGGCCCACGTGCTGAACCTGGTGGTGCTGACCGCCGCCGTCTCGGTCTACAACAGCTGCGTCTACTCGAACAGCCGGATGCTGTACGGCCTCGCCACCCAGGGCCACGCGCCGCGCGCGCTGCTGAAGGTGAACGAGCGCGGCGTGCCGCTGGTGTCGCTGGGCGTATCGGCGGTGGCCACCATCACCTGCGTCGCCGTGAACTACGCGCTGCCGGGCAAGGCGCTGGGCATGCTGATGGGCCTGGCGGTGGCCGGGATGATGATCAACTGGGCGATGATCAGCTGGAGCCACCTGCGCTTCCGGGCCGCAAAGGCGGCGCAGGGCGTGAAGCCGGTGTTCGGCAGCCCCCTGTATCCGCTGACGAACTGGCTGTGCCTGGCGTTTTTGGCGGGCATCCTGGTGATCATGTACCTGACGCCGGAGATGCGGGTGTCGGTGTGGCTGATTCCGGTGTGGCTGGGCCTGTTGGGCCTCGGATATTGGATGAGCCAGCGCCGCAAGCTGGCGCTCGCCGAAAACGCCTGA
- a CDS encoding diguanylate cyclase domain-containing protein — protein MSALFDHEITEQLHDSSRSLVYRARAANGAALIVKLPNQAFPSFQQLAQFKREYAIAQRCRHPNVVRPLALQLHRGRWTMIQEDIGGLALDRLLRERPMLALDEFFDIALQLCAALEEVHRQGVIHKDINPSNLVWSGERRLLQLIDFGIASELPQEQQGVVNPHALEGTLRYMAPEQTGRMNRRVDYRADFYALGATFYELLAGQAPFEARDEMELVHCHIARSPDWGLPALARLPGALLAIVQRLMEKNAEQRYQGVQGLRGDLEACRAALSGAAQPLRLSGHDGRFLVPQTLHGREQAIAALLAAFERSAEGSREMLLLAGYSGIGKSAVVNEVQKPIVARRGCFLAGKFDQYQRDVPYASLVQAFQGLVRQLLGEPEETLRQWAGKLRAALGSGLGVMVELIPQLALVVGPTEAAPVLPPDQARHRLGRVFPRFVDVFAAAGHPLVLFLDDLQWADAATLRMIELFMRPRRTGHLLFIGAYRDNEVGAAHPLAALHDKLLAEGVRLSTLVLGPLTEPQVAQMVAAAVRVPAADCAPLARLCFRKTAGNPFFLNQFLASIHDAGHLRYRGTGDCWDWDLAAIEQAAYTDNVVELLLGNIRRLPAATQALLQLAASIGNRFTLDTLALVLGQGAWHTQQALWPALDAGLVQPLDERYKYVDIDAGETGVGYRFLHDRVQQAAYLLLDPAARAANHLRIGRLLLADAEGERLEARLFEIVEQLNAGRALVLDAGERAQLAGLNLRAGAKARRAAAFQATLEHMRTGLELLPADAWQGHAALWLDLQLGAAEAAYLCGQFDAAEAIYPLVRAHSPTPLLQARCITVQAHQYQLQGRLPDAIAVLREGLAQLGIGIPHDAAQLKARFDEHLLEIGRLLEARAPDELLAAGEMVDPAAVAALQMMHGLWMAAYYAGQQDLSALMVLSMTRLSMRQGTSDFSAVAYVAYAFLLTLQSGDAGRGYRFGAMALALARRRASVPARIQTAVMFAAMTSHWTRPLRNSDALYEEAFGWALEIGDFVQVGVVAAVRATERLILGDYLPELMHATERDLALMRANGQQSMADCCVAAAIQPIKSLMGLTPRSDSFDDAAFNEARFLEQYGGSCLYHAYFLQAKIRNACLFDTGDAEALAHQLDIVTQIMRGQAKVAETSFYAALVWIRGLRRDPARSDADALQERIEALEAKLSGWAAIGPDEIRARHLLVQAEMARGRRDLPLATRRYQQAIDAAGMAGFVNLQALANELCGECWLEQEQPRVAAVFIKDAVARYGQWGAEGKVARLRARHAGLLARTEGRTTQSQSTVQARGNSALDLVSLLKATQILSNEVGLRNVLQRLIAIVRENAGGQVARLLLLSDGVYRLEAESDGDAVSVLQARQLDLDAPADPQFPLSVLRYVIRTGAEVIEDNIAGASRFAADPYVRQQQPRAVMCLPIRHGGRIDGVLYFENRLAEASFTAERVEFLRMLGAQAMISIASARLHDSLERRVAERTAQLEDANRRLAALSMTDGLTGLANRRHFDEVLRTECARAVRLGQPLAVIMLDVDHFKKYNDHYGHQAGDACLIRVAQALAAGMRRAGDLTARYGGEEFSIVLPNSGESEARQVGEALRRAIEEQRIAHAGAAVGQVTISVGIAVRPGSQAGDPDALMRLADAALYRAKDAGRNCVML, from the coding sequence ATGAGCGCCCTTTTCGATCACGAGATCACCGAACAGCTGCACGACAGTTCACGTTCGCTGGTCTATCGTGCGCGCGCCGCCAACGGCGCCGCGCTGATCGTCAAACTGCCGAACCAGGCTTTCCCGTCCTTCCAGCAGCTCGCACAGTTCAAGCGCGAGTACGCGATCGCGCAGCGCTGCCGCCATCCGAACGTGGTGCGTCCACTTGCGCTGCAGCTGCACCGCGGACGCTGGACCATGATCCAGGAGGACATCGGCGGCCTGGCGCTGGACCGCCTGCTGCGTGAGCGTCCGATGCTGGCGCTGGACGAGTTCTTCGACATCGCCCTGCAGCTGTGCGCGGCGCTCGAGGAGGTCCACCGGCAGGGCGTGATCCACAAGGACATCAATCCCTCCAACCTGGTGTGGAGCGGCGAGCGGCGTCTCCTGCAGCTGATCGATTTCGGCATCGCCAGCGAACTGCCGCAGGAACAGCAGGGCGTCGTGAATCCGCATGCGCTGGAGGGCACGCTGCGCTACATGGCGCCGGAGCAGACCGGGCGCATGAACCGGCGCGTCGATTACCGCGCCGATTTCTATGCGCTCGGCGCGACCTTCTACGAACTGCTGGCCGGGCAGGCGCCGTTCGAAGCGCGCGACGAAATGGAGCTGGTGCATTGCCACATCGCGCGCAGCCCGGACTGGGGGCTTCCGGCGCTCGCCCGGCTCCCTGGCGCGCTGCTGGCGATCGTCCAGCGCCTGATGGAAAAGAATGCCGAGCAGCGCTACCAGGGCGTGCAAGGCTTGCGCGGCGATCTCGAGGCCTGCCGCGCGGCGCTGTCCGGCGCGGCGCAGCCGCTGCGGCTGTCCGGCCACGACGGCCGCTTCCTGGTGCCGCAGACCCTGCACGGACGCGAACAGGCGATCGCCGCGCTGCTGGCCGCCTTCGAGCGCAGCGCCGAAGGCAGCCGCGAGATGCTGCTGCTGGCGGGCTACTCCGGCATCGGCAAGTCGGCGGTCGTGAACGAGGTGCAGAAGCCGATCGTGGCGCGGCGCGGCTGCTTCCTGGCCGGTAAATTCGACCAGTACCAGCGCGACGTGCCCTACGCCTCGCTGGTCCAGGCCTTCCAGGGACTGGTACGCCAGCTGCTCGGCGAGCCCGAGGAAACGCTGCGCCAGTGGGCCGGCAAGCTGCGCGCCGCACTGGGCAGCGGCCTTGGCGTGATGGTCGAACTGATCCCCCAGCTGGCGCTGGTCGTCGGCCCCACCGAGGCCGCGCCTGTCTTGCCGCCGGACCAGGCCCGGCACAGGCTGGGCCGGGTGTTCCCGCGCTTCGTCGATGTGTTCGCAGCGGCCGGCCACCCGCTGGTGCTGTTCCTCGACGACCTGCAATGGGCGGACGCCGCCACGCTGCGCATGATCGAGCTGTTCATGCGCCCGCGCAGGACCGGGCACCTGCTGTTCATCGGCGCCTACCGCGACAACGAAGTCGGCGCCGCGCATCCGCTCGCGGCGTTGCACGACAAGCTGCTCGCCGAAGGCGTGCGGCTGTCCACGCTGGTGCTGGGGCCGCTGACCGAGCCGCAGGTGGCGCAGATGGTGGCGGCCGCCGTGCGCGTGCCGGCGGCGGACTGCGCGCCGCTGGCCCGGCTGTGCTTCCGCAAGACCGCCGGCAATCCCTTTTTCCTCAACCAGTTCCTGGCCTCGATCCACGACGCCGGCCACCTGCGCTACCGCGGTACCGGCGATTGCTGGGACTGGGACCTGGCGGCGATCGAACAGGCGGCGTATACCGACAACGTGGTCGAGCTGCTGCTCGGGAACATTCGCCGCCTGCCTGCCGCCACGCAAGCCCTGCTGCAGCTGGCCGCCTCGATCGGCAACCGCTTCACGCTCGACACGCTGGCGCTGGTGCTGGGGCAGGGCGCCTGGCACACCCAGCAGGCGCTGTGGCCGGCGCTCGATGCGGGTCTGGTCCAGCCGCTCGACGAACGCTACAAATACGTCGACATCGACGCCGGCGAGACCGGCGTCGGTTACCGCTTCCTGCACGACCGCGTGCAGCAGGCGGCCTACCTGCTGCTCGATCCAGCGGCGCGCGCCGCCAATCACCTGCGCATCGGCCGCCTGCTGCTGGCGGATGCCGAAGGCGAGCGGCTGGAAGCGCGGCTGTTCGAGATCGTCGAGCAGCTGAACGCCGGCCGCGCCCTGGTCCTCGATGCCGGCGAGCGCGCGCAGCTGGCCGGGCTGAACCTGCGCGCCGGCGCCAAGGCGCGCCGCGCCGCCGCCTTCCAGGCCACGCTGGAGCACATGCGCACCGGTCTCGAACTGCTGCCGGCGGACGCCTGGCAGGGCCACGCGGCCCTGTGGCTCGACCTGCAGCTCGGCGCGGCGGAGGCGGCCTACCTGTGCGGCCAGTTCGACGCGGCCGAGGCCATCTATCCGCTGGTGCGCGCCCACAGCCCGACGCCGCTGCTGCAGGCGCGCTGCATCACGGTGCAGGCGCACCAGTATCAACTGCAGGGCCGCCTGCCTGACGCCATCGCGGTCCTGCGCGAGGGCCTGGCGCAGCTGGGTATCGGGATTCCGCACGATGCGGCGCAACTGAAGGCGCGCTTCGACGAACACCTGCTCGAGATCGGGCGCCTGCTCGAGGCGCGTGCGCCGGACGAGCTGCTGGCGGCCGGCGAGATGGTCGATCCCGCCGCGGTGGCGGCGCTGCAGATGATGCATGGCCTGTGGATGGCCGCCTACTACGCCGGCCAGCAGGACCTGAGCGCGCTGATGGTGCTGTCGATGACCCGCCTGTCGATGCGGCAGGGGACCAGCGATTTCAGCGCGGTCGCCTACGTCGCCTATGCCTTCCTGCTGACGCTGCAAAGCGGCGACGCCGGGCGCGGCTACCGCTTCGGCGCGATGGCGCTGGCGCTGGCCAGGCGCCGCGCCAGCGTGCCGGCCCGCATCCAGACGGCGGTGATGTTCGCCGCGATGACGAGCCACTGGACACGGCCGCTGCGCAACTCCGACGCGCTGTACGAGGAGGCGTTCGGCTGGGCGCTCGAAATCGGCGATTTCGTCCAGGTGGGGGTGGTGGCGGCGGTGCGCGCGACCGAACGGTTGATCCTCGGCGACTACCTGCCGGAGCTGATGCACGCCACCGAACGCGACCTGGCGCTGATGCGCGCCAACGGGCAGCAGTCGATGGCGGACTGCTGCGTGGCCGCCGCGATCCAGCCGATCAAGTCCCTGATGGGCCTGACGCCGCGCAGCGACAGCTTCGACGATGCGGCCTTCAACGAGGCGCGCTTCCTCGAGCAGTACGGCGGCTCGTGCCTGTACCACGCCTACTTCCTGCAAGCGAAGATCCGCAACGCCTGTCTGTTCGACACCGGCGACGCCGAAGCGCTGGCCCACCAGCTCGACATCGTCACGCAAATCATGCGCGGCCAGGCCAAGGTGGCGGAAACGAGCTTCTATGCCGCGCTGGTCTGGATCCGGGGGCTGCGGCGCGATCCCGCGCGGTCCGATGCGGATGCGCTGCAGGAACGGATCGAGGCGCTGGAGGCGAAGCTGTCCGGCTGGGCCGCCATCGGTCCGGACGAGATCCGCGCCAGGCATTTGCTGGTGCAGGCCGAGATGGCGCGCGGGCGCCGGGACCTGCCGCTGGCCACGCGTCGCTACCAGCAGGCGATCGACGCCGCCGGCATGGCCGGCTTCGTCAACCTGCAGGCGCTCGCCAACGAGCTGTGCGGCGAATGCTGGCTCGAGCAGGAACAGCCGCGCGTGGCCGCGGTGTTCATCAAGGATGCGGTGGCGCGCTACGGCCAGTGGGGCGCTGAGGGCAAGGTGGCGCGGCTGCGCGCACGGCACGCCGGCCTGCTGGCGCGCACCGAGGGGCGCACCACGCAGTCGCAGTCCACCGTGCAGGCACGCGGCAATTCAGCGCTCGACCTGGTCTCGCTGCTGAAGGCGACGCAGATCCTGTCGAACGAAGTCGGCCTGCGCAATGTATTGCAGCGCCTGATCGCCATCGTGCGCGAAAACGCCGGTGGCCAGGTGGCGCGCCTGCTGCTCTTGTCGGATGGCGTCTACCGGCTGGAGGCCGAGAGCGATGGCGACGCCGTCAGCGTGCTGCAAGCGCGCCAGCTCGATCTCGATGCGCCCGCCGATCCGCAGTTCCCGCTGTCGGTGCTGCGCTACGTGATCCGTACCGGCGCCGAGGTCATCGAAGACAATATCGCGGGCGCCTCGCGCTTTGCCGCCGATCCCTACGTAAGGCAGCAGCAGCCGCGGGCCGTCATGTGCCTGCCGATCCGGCACGGCGGCCGCATCGACGGCGTGCTGTACTTCGAGAACCGCCTGGCCGAAGCTTCGTTCACCGCGGAGCGCGTCGAGTTCCTGCGCATGCTGGGCGCCCAGGCGATGATCTCGATCGCCAGCGCGCGCCTGCACGACAGCCTGGAGCGGCGCGTTGCCGAGCGCACTGCGCAGCTGGAGGACGCCAACCGCAGGCTGGCGGCCCTGTCGATGACCGACGGGCTGACCGGCCTGGCCAACCGGCGCCATTTCGACGAGGTGCTGCGCACCGAATGCGCGCGCGCCGTGCGCCTCGGGCAGCCGCTGGCCGTCATCATGCTCGACGTCGACCACTTCAAGAAGTACAACGACCACTACGGCCACCAGGCCGGCGACGCCTGCCTGATCAGGGTCGCGCAGGCGCTGGCTGCCGGCATGCGGCGCGCCGGCGACCTGACTGCGCGCTACGGCGGCGAAGAGTTCTCGATCGTGCTGCCCAACAGCGGCGAGAGCGAGGCGCGGCAGGTCGGCGAAGCGCTGCGGCGCGCGATCGAAGAGCAGCGCATCGCCCACGCCGGCGCGGCCGTGGGACAGGTGACGATCAGCGTCGGCATTGCGGTCCGGCCGGGCTCGCAGGCCGGCGATCCGGATGCGCTGATGCGGCTGGCCGACGCCGCGCTGTACCGCGCCAAGGACGCGGGGCGGAACTGCGTGATGCTGTGA
- a CDS encoding MFS transporter, giving the protein MLSSTKVAVGSTTIDEASKAYSKVAWRLLPFLFLCYVFAYLDRVNVGFAKLQMMSDLGLSEAVYGMGAGVFFAGYLMFEVPSNIVMLKVGARKWITRIMVTWGLISAAMMTVSTPASFYALRFLLGVAEAGFFPAILLYLTYWFPAARRGKVTALFMTGIPMSGVIGGPLSGLIMGTMDGVSGYHAWQWVFVLEAVPTIILGCMAWFYLDDKVVDAKWLDESEKSLIEHELNQDRQGAHLHNLRDGLVNPRVWLLSGIYLFYTMGLYGISFWLPTIIKASGVKAAFDIGMLTCIPYAAATVTMILVGRSSDLRRERRWHLALAGVAGAVGLTWSAAYADNTAIAMLALTLATMGIITTISQFWLLPPAVLSGAAAAAGIALANSVGSVSGMVAPYMLGVVKTMTNSTNAGVIAIAVCLLVGCVLTFALPAKAVNPK; this is encoded by the coding sequence ATGCTGAGCTCAACCAAGGTGGCCGTAGGCAGCACGACGATCGACGAGGCTTCGAAAGCCTATTCCAAGGTCGCGTGGCGCCTCTTGCCTTTTCTGTTCCTGTGCTACGTCTTCGCCTATCTCGACCGCGTCAACGTCGGCTTCGCGAAGCTCCAAATGATGTCCGACCTCGGCCTATCCGAGGCCGTCTACGGCATGGGCGCCGGCGTATTCTTCGCCGGCTACCTGATGTTCGAAGTCCCGAGCAACATCGTCATGCTCAAGGTGGGCGCCCGCAAGTGGATCACCCGCATCATGGTGACCTGGGGCCTGATCTCGGCCGCGATGATGACCGTGTCGACGCCGGCCAGTTTCTACGCCCTGCGCTTCCTGCTGGGCGTGGCCGAAGCGGGCTTCTTCCCGGCGATCCTGCTGTATCTCACCTACTGGTTCCCAGCCGCCCGCCGCGGCAAGGTGACGGCCCTGTTCATGACCGGCATCCCGATGTCCGGCGTGATCGGCGGCCCGCTCTCCGGCCTGATCATGGGCACCATGGATGGCGTGTCCGGCTACCACGCCTGGCAATGGGTGTTCGTGCTGGAAGCCGTCCCGACCATCATCCTCGGCTGCATGGCCTGGTTCTACCTGGACGACAAGGTGGTCGACGCCAAGTGGCTGGACGAGAGCGAGAAGTCGCTGATCGAGCATGAGCTCAACCAGGACAGGCAGGGCGCCCACCTGCACAATCTGCGCGACGGCCTGGTGAACCCGCGCGTCTGGCTGCTGAGCGGCATCTACCTGTTCTACACGATGGGCCTGTACGGCATCAGCTTCTGGCTGCCGACCATCATCAAGGCCAGCGGGGTCAAGGCGGCCTTCGACATCGGCATGCTGACCTGCATTCCGTACGCGGCGGCGACCGTGACCATGATCCTGGTCGGGCGCAGCTCGGACCTGCGCCGCGAGCGGCGCTGGCACCTGGCGCTGGCGGGCGTGGCCGGCGCCGTGGGATTGACGTGGAGCGCGGCCTACGCCGACAACACCGCGATCGCGATGCTGGCGCTGACCCTGGCGACGATGGGCATCATCACCACGATCTCGCAGTTCTGGCTGCTGCCGCCGGCGGTCCTCAGCGGCGCCGCGGCGGCTGCCGGCATCGCGCTCGCGAACTCGGTCGGCAGCGTGTCGGGCATGGTGGCGCCCTACATGCTGGGCGTGGTCAAGACCATGACCAACAGTACGAACGCGGGCGTGATCGCGATTGCGGTGTGCCTGCTGGTGGGATGTGTGTTGACGTTCGCGCTGCCGGCGAAGGCGGTCAATCCGAAATAG
- a CDS encoding outer membrane beta-barrel family protein — MKHSQRKRAHYLALGLALCDIAILRPALAQTAEGTQAAAPANTGASTSGQAAPGGKVQSVNVVGERQTNRIDRQVYDVKSDVSSTNGTAADALNNVPSVSVDPDGTVSLRGSTNVQILVDGKPSAMLQGDNRGPALQAMPSEDIDSIEVINNPGAEFGNEGGGGPILNLVMKRSRRPGGFGVVNTNVGSAGRYNSALNGQYNTGRWGVQGGVNVRHDGRDSRTETERDRVDPRSSVVQHSSTSGTSTGLNDSAGLRGQLTYNLGDDDTVEANVGYMKRTNDSQGVDHYVVANDGVPFSDYLRTRRTGGENTNSTWGARWDHKGAKIGELFRMDLRVSSSDNASEARYANDYLIAPSRLDPSQPFSNVDADSLQDNASKVRIVDYTGDYERPLDSGAILKLGYKLIDTDSRIDTRYFDFDPASGAAVANGRRTNGFEVDERDAALYGSYQWKLSERWGALVGMRTEYTHMDLDLADSDISAANRYLNWIPSAFATYKLTPTTNLRFAYAHRIRRATGQQLNPFVIYQNEFNESSGNPNLKPVQTDSFEIGYETKAGKLDANLRAYYRADRDMIRSRQTVVNDTVLLTTLENGGSNRAGGLEFTLSGKVTPKFSINTSGNLAFTEQQQIDLLGGEYKRTASSLSVRGRFNYELTAQDHLQLMINAQGKTLAGAGYREPSSTLNLSYRRAITPALNLVFNVTDVFRSQKVETITDTASLKEHTLRTSAGRIAYIGLSYRFGGVQGGGQRRERGGSGEGWRGAPPPGAGPGGPGGFGGGRGG, encoded by the coding sequence ATGAAGCATTCCCAGCGTAAGCGCGCCCATTACCTGGCTCTCGGCCTGGCCCTCTGCGATATCGCCATCCTGCGGCCCGCGCTGGCGCAGACGGCCGAGGGCACGCAGGCCGCAGCCCCGGCGAATACCGGCGCTTCCACCTCCGGCCAGGCGGCGCCAGGGGGCAAGGTCCAGTCCGTGAACGTGGTCGGCGAACGCCAGACCAACCGCATCGACCGCCAGGTCTACGACGTCAAGAGCGACGTCAGCAGCACCAACGGCACCGCCGCCGATGCGCTGAACAACGTGCCCTCGGTGTCGGTCGATCCGGACGGCACGGTCTCGCTGCGCGGCAGCACCAACGTCCAGATCCTGGTCGACGGCAAGCCCTCGGCCATGCTGCAGGGCGATAACCGCGGCCCGGCCCTGCAGGCCATGCCGTCCGAGGATATCGATTCGATCGAGGTCATCAACAATCCCGGCGCGGAGTTCGGCAACGAGGGCGGCGGCGGTCCGATCCTGAACCTGGTGATGAAGCGTTCGCGCCGTCCGGGCGGCTTCGGCGTCGTCAACACCAATGTCGGCAGCGCGGGGCGCTACAACTCGGCCCTGAACGGCCAGTACAACACCGGGCGCTGGGGCGTGCAGGGCGGCGTCAACGTGCGCCACGACGGCCGCGATTCACGCACCGAGACCGAACGCGACCGCGTCGACCCGCGCAGCAGCGTGGTCCAGCATTCGAGCACCTCGGGCACCAGCACCGGCCTGAACGACAGCGCCGGCCTGCGCGGCCAGCTGACCTACAACCTGGGCGACGACGACACCGTGGAAGCGAACGTCGGCTACATGAAGCGCACCAACGACAGCCAGGGCGTGGACCACTACGTCGTCGCCAACGACGGCGTGCCCTTCAGCGACTACCTGCGCACCCGCCGGACCGGCGGCGAGAACACCAACTCGACCTGGGGCGCGCGCTGGGACCACAAGGGCGCGAAGATCGGCGAACTGTTCCGGATGGACCTGCGCGTCTCGAGCAGCGACAACGCGTCCGAGGCCCGCTATGCCAACGACTACCTGATCGCGCCGTCCCGACTCGACCCCAGCCAGCCGTTCTCGAACGTCGACGCCGACAGCCTGCAGGACAATGCGAGCAAGGTCCGCATCGTCGACTACACCGGCGACTACGAGCGGCCGCTCGACAGCGGCGCCATCCTGAAGCTCGGCTACAAGCTGATCGACACCGACAGCCGGATCGATACCCGCTACTTCGACTTCGACCCGGCAAGCGGCGCGGCGGTCGCGAACGGGCGCCGCACCAACGGCTTCGAGGTCGACGAACGCGACGCCGCGCTGTACGGCTCCTACCAGTGGAAGCTGAGCGAGCGCTGGGGCGCGCTGGTCGGCATGCGCACCGAGTACACGCACATGGACCTCGACCTGGCGGACAGCGACATCAGCGCCGCCAACCGCTACCTCAACTGGATTCCGAGCGCCTTTGCGACCTACAAGCTGACTCCGACGACCAACCTGCGCTTCGCCTATGCGCACCGGATCCGCCGCGCCACCGGCCAGCAGCTGAATCCCTTCGTCATCTACCAGAACGAGTTCAACGAATCGAGCGGCAACCCGAACCTGAAGCCGGTGCAGACCGACTCCTTCGAGATCGGCTACGAGACCAAGGCCGGCAAGCTGGACGCCAACCTGCGTGCCTACTACCGCGCCGACCGCGACATGATCCGCAGCCGCCAGACGGTGGTGAACGACACGGTGCTGCTGACGACGCTCGAAAACGGCGGCAGCAACCGCGCTGGCGGCCTGGAATTCACGCTCAGCGGCAAAGTCACGCCGAAGTTCTCGATCAATACCAGCGGCAACCTGGCCTTCACCGAGCAGCAGCAGATCGACCTCCTCGGCGGCGAGTACAAGCGCACCGCGTCCTCGCTGAGCGTGCGCGGCCGCTTCAACTACGAGCTGACGGCGCAGGACCACCTGCAGCTGATGATCAACGCGCAGGGCAAGACCCTGGCGGGGGCCGGCTACCGCGAGCCCTCGTCGACGCTGAACCTGAGCTACCGCCGCGCCATCACGCCGGCGCTGAACCTGGTGTTCAACGTGACCGACGTGTTCCGTTCGCAGAAGGTCGAAACGATCACCGATACCGCCTCGCTGAAGGAGCACACGCTGCGCACCAGCGCCGGCCGCATCGCCTACATCGGCCTGTCCTACCGCTTCGGCGGCGTGCAGGGCGGCGGCCAGCGTCGCGAACGCGGCGGGAGCGGCGAGGGCTGGCGCGGCGCTCCGCCGCCGGGCGCCGGCCCCGGCGGTCCCGGCGGCTTCGGCGGCGGCCGGGGGGGCTGA